A window from Comamonas odontotermitis encodes these proteins:
- a CDS encoding benzoate-CoA ligase family protein — protein sequence MSHTAHIDTFAADNLPPAELQPDYVFDLPELQFPERLNCAAELLDRHVKEGRGNRLCIQAEGVRWSYADLQDRANRIARVLTGEMGLVPGNRVLLCSPNNPMLVACWFGVIKAGGIAVAAMPLLRAKELSTIVDIAKISHALCDDAQRAEVLGAQQKSPALQSIRFFNVPTRGADSLEVLMQQVPPDFDAVDTAATDTCLLGFTSGTTGVPKATMHFHRDVMAICACWPQSTLRAHADDVFVGSPPIAFTFGLGGQVLFPMSIGASMVLLEKAGPAQLAEGIERFGATVVFTAPTSYRVMAQQGERIRNTRLRKCVSAGEALTASTRALWKDATGIEIIDGIGSTEMLHIFISHREEDARPGATGKAVPGYHAKVVDEQGNEVPPGTVGRLAVLGPTGCRYLADSRQTQYVQRGWNLTGDAYLMDADGYFVYQARTDDMIISAGYNIAAPEVEDALMAHAAVAECAVIGVPDSERGQIVKAFVVLRSGHAGDEAMAKELQDFVKRTVAPYKYPRAVAFVEQLPRTATGKLQRFRLHSPA from the coding sequence ATGTCCCACACCGCCCATATCGATACTTTTGCTGCCGACAACCTGCCGCCTGCCGAGCTGCAGCCCGACTATGTGTTTGATCTGCCGGAGCTGCAGTTTCCCGAGCGGTTGAACTGTGCCGCCGAGCTGCTGGACCGCCATGTGAAAGAGGGGCGCGGCAACCGGCTGTGCATACAGGCCGAGGGCGTGCGCTGGAGCTATGCCGATTTGCAGGACAGAGCCAACCGCATCGCCCGTGTGCTGACCGGGGAGATGGGCCTGGTGCCTGGCAACCGTGTGTTGCTGTGCAGCCCCAACAACCCCATGTTGGTGGCCTGCTGGTTCGGGGTGATCAAGGCCGGTGGCATTGCGGTGGCAGCCATGCCCCTGCTGCGTGCCAAGGAACTGTCCACCATCGTGGATATCGCAAAGATCAGCCATGCGCTGTGCGATGATGCGCAGCGCGCCGAAGTGCTGGGGGCGCAGCAAAAGAGCCCGGCTCTGCAATCGATCCGTTTTTTCAATGTGCCGACCAGGGGGGCCGACTCCCTCGAAGTGCTCATGCAGCAGGTACCACCGGATTTCGATGCCGTGGATACGGCGGCCACCGATACCTGCCTGCTGGGCTTCACCTCGGGCACCACGGGTGTGCCCAAGGCAACCATGCATTTCCACCGCGACGTGATGGCCATCTGCGCCTGCTGGCCGCAGAGCACATTGCGCGCCCATGCAGATGATGTGTTTGTTGGTAGTCCTCCGATTGCCTTCACCTTTGGCCTGGGCGGGCAGGTGCTGTTTCCGATGTCCATCGGTGCATCGATGGTACTGCTGGAGAAGGCGGGACCGGCACAGCTGGCGGAAGGCATAGAGCGCTTTGGCGCCACGGTGGTGTTCACGGCGCCCACGTCCTACCGCGTCATGGCCCAGCAGGGCGAGCGCATCCGCAACACCCGGCTGCGCAAATGTGTTTCGGCGGGCGAGGCACTGACGGCATCCACGCGTGCATTGTGGAAGGATGCGACTGGCATCGAGATCATCGATGGCATTGGTTCCACCGAGATGCTGCACATCTTCATCTCGCACCGCGAGGAAGACGCACGGCCCGGCGCCACGGGCAAGGCCGTGCCCGGCTACCATGCCAAGGTGGTGGACGAGCAGGGCAACGAGGTGCCACCCGGCACCGTGGGCCGGCTGGCCGTGCTGGGCCCCACGGGGTGCCGCTACCTGGCCGACAGCCGGCAGACCCAATATGTGCAGCGGGGCTGGAATCTCACGGGTGACGCCTACCTGATGGATGCCGACGGCTACTTCGTCTACCAGGCGCGTACCGACGACATGATCATCTCTGCGGGCTACAACATCGCAGCCCCCGAGGTGGAAGACGCGCTCATGGCCCATGCGGCCGTCGCCGAATGCGCAGTGATTGGCGTGCCCGACAGCGAGCGTGGCCAGATCGTCAAGGCCTTTGTCGTGTTGCGTTCCGGGCACGCGGGGGACGAAGCCATGGCCAAGGAGCTGCAGGACTTCGTCAAGCGCACTGTTGCCCCCTATAAATACCCGCGTGCGGTGGCCTTTGTGGAGCAACTGCCGCGCACGGCTACGGGAAAACTACAACGGTTTCGGCTGCACAGCCCGGCATAG
- a CDS encoding ABC transporter substrate-binding protein: MKRYSLQHSLVALSIGALMAGGAYAADQVKVGLLSTLSGPGAGLGVDIRDGFNLAVKHMNGKIGNLPAEVVVVDDQQNPEVAKQTAERLLKRDKVDFMTGTVFSNVMLAVGQPAFQNKTFFISPNAGPSQYAGAQCNPYFFNVSQQNDALHEAAGKTMQDKGFKRVALIAPNYPAGKDSIAGFKRFYKGEIGMETYTALNQLDYGAELSKMRAANVDGVYIFLPGGLGVNFIKQFVGAGLSKDMTLYAPGFSADEDVIRAVGESMLGTFNTSQWAHDLDNAANKKFVADFQKEFGRMPSLYASHGYDAAKLMDAAVRDVKGKLDDKAALRKALEAAKFESVRGAFKFNTNHFPVQDYYLRVVTKDAQGKLTNRTVGTVFKNHQDAYAKDCKMQNL, from the coding sequence ATGAAGCGCTATTCCTTGCAACACAGTCTGGTGGCCCTGTCCATCGGTGCCCTGATGGCTGGCGGGGCCTACGCAGCAGACCAGGTGAAAGTCGGCCTGCTCAGCACGCTCTCCGGCCCGGGCGCGGGGCTGGGTGTCGATATCCGCGATGGGTTCAACCTGGCCGTCAAGCACATGAACGGCAAGATCGGCAATCTACCGGCTGAGGTGGTGGTGGTCGACGACCAGCAGAACCCCGAAGTGGCCAAGCAGACCGCAGAACGTCTGCTCAAGCGCGACAAGGTGGATTTCATGACCGGTACGGTGTTCTCAAACGTGATGCTGGCCGTCGGGCAGCCTGCCTTTCAGAACAAGACCTTCTTCATCAGCCCCAATGCGGGTCCGTCACAGTACGCCGGCGCGCAGTGCAACCCCTACTTCTTCAATGTGTCGCAGCAAAACGACGCATTGCACGAAGCAGCCGGCAAGACCATGCAGGACAAAGGCTTCAAGCGTGTGGCGCTGATTGCGCCCAACTACCCGGCGGGCAAGGATTCGATCGCAGGCTTCAAGCGCTTCTACAAGGGTGAGATCGGCATGGAGACCTATACCGCGCTCAACCAGCTTGACTACGGCGCGGAACTCTCCAAGATGCGCGCGGCCAATGTTGACGGCGTGTATATCTTTCTGCCCGGCGGTCTGGGTGTGAATTTCATCAAGCAGTTCGTCGGGGCAGGCCTGTCCAAGGACATGACCCTGTACGCTCCTGGCTTCTCGGCGGATGAGGACGTGATCCGCGCGGTGGGCGAGTCGATGCTGGGCACCTTCAACACCTCGCAATGGGCGCATGACCTGGACAACGCGGCAAACAAGAAGTTTGTGGCGGATTTTCAGAAGGAGTTTGGCCGTATGCCGTCGCTGTATGCATCGCACGGCTATGACGCCGCAAAGTTGATGGATGCAGCCGTGCGGGATGTCAAAGGCAAGCTCGACGACAAGGCTGCACTGCGCAAGGCGCTGGAGGCGGCCAAATTCGAATCGGTGCGTGGTGCGTTCAAGTTCAACACCAACCATTTCCCGGTGCAGGATTACTACCTGCGTGTGGTGACCAAGGATGCCCAGGGCAAGCTGACCAATCGCACGGTGGGCACGGTGTTCAAGAACCACCAGGATGCCTATGCCAAGGACTGCAAGATGCAGAACCTGTGA
- a CDS encoding branched-chain amino acid ABC transporter permease, with protein MNAILILEQSLNGLQFGLMLFLLAAGLTLVFGIMDMINLAHGSLYMIGAYMVATFSQATGSFWLGLGLGVLATVVVGVLLECTILRRLYHRDHLSQVMGTFAILLMSNEVVRIIWGAQPLMLNPPAALAGPVELMSGFSYPAYRLLIIGVGLLVALLLWLLVTRTRFGMQVRAGAANREMATAMGANVRRLFTLVFALGAALCAVAGGMLGPLLAVQVGMGESILILAFVVIVIGGIGSIRGALLGALLVGVVDTAGRTLVPLLFEKTMGPDVAANAGPAVASILIYVLMAAVLFYKPQGLFPAHD; from the coding sequence ATGAACGCCATCTTGATTTTGGAGCAATCGCTCAACGGACTGCAGTTCGGCCTGATGCTTTTCCTGCTGGCGGCCGGGCTGACGCTCGTCTTCGGCATCATGGACATGATTAACCTGGCCCATGGTTCGCTCTACATGATTGGAGCCTACATGGTGGCTACCTTCAGCCAGGCCACGGGCTCGTTCTGGCTGGGCCTGGGCCTGGGTGTGCTCGCCACGGTGGTGGTGGGCGTGCTGCTGGAGTGCACCATCCTGCGCAGGCTCTACCACCGCGACCATCTGTCGCAGGTGATGGGCACCTTCGCCATCTTGCTGATGAGCAACGAAGTCGTGCGCATCATCTGGGGAGCGCAGCCGTTGATGCTGAACCCGCCCGCGGCTCTGGCCGGGCCTGTTGAATTGATGAGCGGTTTCTCCTACCCCGCATACCGCCTGCTGATCATCGGTGTGGGTCTGCTTGTGGCCTTGCTGCTGTGGCTGCTGGTCACGCGAACCCGTTTTGGCATGCAGGTGCGCGCCGGTGCCGCCAATCGCGAAATGGCGACCGCCATGGGGGCGAATGTGCGCCGTCTGTTCACCCTGGTGTTTGCGCTTGGGGCCGCCCTGTGCGCCGTGGCGGGCGGGATGCTTGGGCCGCTGCTGGCGGTGCAGGTGGGCATGGGTGAGAGCATTCTGATCCTGGCGTTTGTGGTGATCGTGATTGGCGGCATCGGCTCGATCCGCGGCGCGCTGCTGGGGGCTTTGCTGGTCGGTGTGGTCGATACGGCAGGCCGAACCCTGGTACCGCTGCTGTTCGAAAAAACCATGGGGCCGGATGTTGCCGCCAACGCGGGCCCGGCTGTTGCCTCGATCCTGATCTATGTGCTGATGGCAGCCGTGCTGTTCTACAAACCCCAAGGCCTGTTCCCCGCCCATGACTGA
- a CDS encoding branched-chain amino acid ABC transporter permease, whose protein sequence is MTDTSASYSAASGPARPSILDHRLHWRVMLPVFLLLVALPLLARAMNEDFYIGVASRVLVFALAAASLNFILGFGGMVSFGHAAFMGLGAYTVGVLMQQGVASAWLAWPLAMLLGAGFALVVGAISLRTQGVYFIMITLAFAQMLYYLIMSFKALGGDDGLSLPARSQIGFGLDLGDDTTFYYVVLLLVTLCVLLMARMLNARFGHVLQAIKENEIRMSAIGFPVYRYKLAAFTIAGAFAGLAGAMLANQSSFVGPGMLQWTQSGILLIMVILGGVGHLYGGLLGAAVFLLLEEVLAAYTMHWQLGLGAVLLIVVLVAPNGLLSLRRGMWRKP, encoded by the coding sequence ATGACTGACACTTCCGCTTCCTACTCGGCCGCGAGCGGCCCCGCGCGGCCCAGTATCCTGGATCATCGCCTTCACTGGCGGGTGATGCTGCCCGTCTTTCTGCTGCTCGTGGCATTGCCGCTGCTCGCCCGTGCAATGAATGAGGATTTCTACATTGGCGTGGCCAGCCGCGTGCTGGTGTTTGCGCTGGCCGCGGCAAGCCTCAATTTCATCCTCGGCTTTGGCGGCATGGTCAGCTTCGGCCACGCGGCCTTCATGGGCCTGGGCGCCTACACGGTGGGCGTGCTGATGCAGCAAGGCGTGGCGTCCGCCTGGCTGGCCTGGCCGCTGGCGATGCTGCTGGGGGCAGGCTTTGCACTGGTGGTGGGGGCGATCAGCCTGCGCACGCAAGGGGTGTACTTCATCATGATCACCCTGGCATTTGCGCAGATGCTGTATTACCTGATCATGTCGTTCAAGGCCCTGGGCGGAGACGACGGCCTGTCGTTGCCCGCCCGTTCTCAGATTGGCTTTGGACTGGATTTGGGCGACGACACGACTTTCTACTACGTGGTGCTGTTGCTGGTGACCCTCTGCGTGCTGCTGATGGCGCGCATGCTCAACGCGCGTTTTGGCCATGTGCTGCAGGCGATCAAGGAGAACGAGATCCGCATGTCCGCGATCGGCTTTCCTGTCTATCGCTACAAGCTTGCGGCTTTCACGATTGCTGGCGCCTTTGCTGGACTGGCGGGCGCCATGCTGGCCAACCAGAGCAGCTTTGTGGGCCCGGGCATGCTGCAGTGGACGCAGTCCGGAATTTTACTGATCATGGTCATTCTGGGCGGGGTGGGGCATCTGTATGGTGGCTTGCTGGGGGCTGCGGTGTTCCTGCTGCTGGAAGAGGTGCTGGCCGCCTACACCATGCATTGGCAACTGGGCCTGGGGGCGGTGCTGCTGATCGTGGTGCTGGTGGCACCCAATGGATTGCTGAGCTTGCGGCGCGGCATGTGGAGAAAGCCATGA
- a CDS encoding ABC transporter ATP-binding protein, which yields MNTVATPLLQVQGLVKRFGGLTATDHASFDVHAGEIHALIGPNGAGKTTLIHQLSGALASDEGRILFAGDAIHAMAMPARVQRGLVRSYQITSIFKRLSVLENIALAVQSRDGSSWRFWRPARLESARYAQAAEVAARVGLSAQLQQPAGLLAHGEQRQLEVGLALATRPRMLLLDEPMAGMGPEESESMVTLLQQLRGDTTILLVEHDMDAVFRLADRISTLVFGKVIASGTPQEIRNHAEVKRAYLGDEAEEVAP from the coding sequence ATGAATACAGTGGCGACACCTTTGCTGCAGGTGCAGGGCCTGGTCAAGCGCTTTGGCGGGCTCACGGCCACCGACCATGCCAGCTTCGATGTGCATGCTGGCGAAATCCATGCGCTGATCGGCCCCAATGGCGCGGGCAAGACCACCTTGATCCACCAGCTGTCGGGGGCCCTCGCTTCCGATGAGGGGCGGATACTTTTTGCGGGCGATGCAATCCACGCCATGGCGATGCCCGCGCGGGTGCAGCGCGGGCTGGTGCGCTCCTACCAGATCACCAGCATTTTCAAGCGCCTGTCGGTGTTGGAGAACATTGCGCTGGCCGTGCAGTCGCGCGATGGCTCGAGCTGGCGCTTCTGGCGCCCTGCGCGCCTTGAAAGCGCGCGCTATGCGCAGGCTGCCGAAGTGGCCGCGCGGGTGGGGTTGTCAGCCCAACTGCAGCAACCAGCCGGCCTGCTTGCTCATGGCGAGCAGCGCCAACTGGAAGTGGGGCTGGCGCTTGCCACGCGGCCACGCATGCTGCTGCTCGACGAGCCCATGGCAGGCATGGGGCCTGAGGAATCCGAAAGCATGGTGACGCTGTTGCAGCAGTTGCGGGGGGATACCACGATCCTGCTGGTTGAGCATGACATGGATGCTGTGTTCCGCCTGGCCGACCGCATATCGACTCTGGTGTTTGGCAAGGTGATCGCCAGTGGTACGCCCCAAGAGATCCGCAACCATGCCGAGGTCAAGCGTGCTTACCTGGGCGATGAGGCAGAGGAGGTGGCGCCATGA
- a CDS encoding ABC transporter ATP-binding protein, which produces MTALLEVEQLQTSYGSSQVLFGMHMQIGAGEVATLLGRNGMGKTTTVRSLLGITPASSGSVRFRGERIERLAADRIARMGMAVVPEGRQIFANLTVQENLLAFAANRNASENPWSLERVYALFPRLAERAGNLGNRLSGGEQQMLAIGRALMTNPHLLILDEATEGLAPLIREEIWSCLAALRAQGQTILVIDKYVKRLMGLADRHTIIERGQVVWQGPSAQLQSQPEVWQRYIGI; this is translated from the coding sequence ATGACGGCTCTGCTGGAAGTCGAGCAACTGCAGACCAGCTACGGTAGCAGTCAGGTGCTCTTTGGCATGCACATGCAGATTGGAGCGGGCGAGGTTGCCACCTTGCTTGGGCGCAATGGCATGGGCAAGACCACGACGGTGCGCAGCCTGCTGGGCATCACCCCGGCGAGCAGCGGCAGCGTCCGTTTTCGCGGCGAGCGCATCGAGCGGCTGGCGGCTGACCGCATTGCACGCATGGGCATGGCCGTGGTGCCTGAAGGGCGGCAGATCTTTGCAAATCTGACCGTGCAGGAAAACCTGCTGGCCTTTGCCGCCAACCGCAATGCCTCGGAAAACCCCTGGTCGCTGGAGCGGGTGTACGCGTTGTTTCCGCGTCTGGCTGAGCGTGCGGGCAATCTGGGCAACCGCCTGTCGGGCGGAGAGCAGCAGATGCTGGCCATTGGCCGGGCGTTGATGACAAACCCGCACCTGCTGATTCTGGACGAAGCCACCGAAGGCTTGGCGCCATTGATTCGCGAGGAAATCTGGAGCTGTCTTGCTGCCTTGCGTGCGCAGGGACAGACCATTCTGGTGATCGACAAGTACGTCAAGCGCCTGATGGGGCTGGCTGATCGCCACACGATCATCGAGCGCGGCCAGGTGGTGTGGCAGGGCCCTTCGGCGCAGCTGCAAAGCCAGCCCGAGGTCTGGCAGCGCTATATCGGAATCTGA
- a CDS encoding acyl-CoA thioesterase, giving the protein MAALTWPEHGPFFRSSMSIRFAHCDPAGIIFFPQYLVLFNGLVEDWFNQALKHPYAQMLGPERTGLPIVHLECDFRAIARMGDAVHLDLAVQRLGSRSLELVLRCMGTDGVLRAMARKVLVFTNLDSHAAVAVPAPIRAAIERWMVGDGVQ; this is encoded by the coding sequence ATGGCAGCCTTGACTTGGCCCGAGCACGGCCCGTTTTTCCGCAGCAGCATGAGCATCCGCTTTGCACACTGCGACCCGGCGGGCATCATTTTCTTCCCGCAGTACCTGGTGCTGTTCAACGGATTGGTGGAAGACTGGTTCAACCAGGCGCTGAAGCACCCCTACGCGCAGATGCTGGGGCCGGAGCGAACGGGTCTGCCCATTGTGCATCTGGAGTGCGATTTTCGCGCCATCGCCCGCATGGGCGATGCCGTGCACCTGGATCTGGCCGTGCAGAGGCTGGGCAGCCGCTCGCTGGAGCTGGTGCTGCGCTGCATGGGCACGGATGGTGTGCTGCGCGCGATGGCCCGCAAGGTGCTGGTCTTTACCAACCTGGACAGCCACGCAGCCGTGGCTGTGCCCGCTCCCATTCGTGCGGCGATCGAGCGCTGGATGGTGGGCGATGGCGTGCAATAG
- a CDS encoding RidA family protein gives MQVLLPQGWPRPKGYANGVTVTGRQLFVAGMIGWDAQGVFHTDDLAGQVRQALQNIVAVLEEGGARPEHIVRMTWYITDKQEYLAQQAEIGKAYRELIGSFNAAMTAVQVAALIEDRAKVEIEVTAVVPDAN, from the coding sequence ATGCAAGTACTACTTCCCCAGGGCTGGCCCCGCCCCAAGGGTTATGCCAATGGCGTGACGGTCACCGGGCGCCAGCTGTTCGTGGCCGGCATGATCGGCTGGGATGCGCAAGGCGTGTTCCACACGGATGATCTGGCGGGTCAGGTGCGTCAGGCCCTGCAGAACATTGTGGCCGTACTCGAAGAAGGCGGCGCCCGGCCCGAACACATCGTTCGCATGACCTGGTACATCACCGACAAGCAGGAATACCTGGCCCAGCAGGCCGAGATCGGCAAGGCCTACCGCGAACTGATCGGCAGCTTCAACGCCGCCATGACGGCGGTGCAGGTGGCGGCCTTGATCGAAGACCGCGCCAAGGTCGAGATCGAGGTGACGGCTGTGGTGCCGGATGCCAACTGA
- a CDS encoding alpha/beta hydrolase, whose translation MPTERAVAVAPSPFKLYRDFESQAQIDAAYDPLRPVADPAAARQHFVQRSALARAQLRCELDVAFGATLAETLDIFHAPDGVAAPVFVFFHGGYWRANTSKEFSCLAWGPQALGFCTVVVNYALCPQVSVDEIVRQCRASLAWVFRHIEAYGGDPGRVVVGGHSAGGQLGAMCLQTPWARDYGLPNDPLRGALLISGIYDIAPLRYSYLQPLIQLDEGVITRNSPAYGARSCATPMHLVWGGREQSEFERQSLLMHAGWQAAGNVSEHAALPGCDHFSVLHGLEDPQSDLCQRLVRLAA comes from the coding sequence ATGCCAACTGAGCGGGCGGTTGCCGTGGCGCCCTCGCCTTTCAAGCTTTACCGCGATTTTGAATCGCAGGCACAGATTGACGCAGCCTACGATCCGCTGCGGCCTGTGGCAGACCCGGCAGCGGCGCGCCAGCATTTTGTGCAGCGCAGTGCCCTTGCCCGGGCCCAACTGCGCTGTGAGCTGGATGTTGCGTTTGGTGCAACCCTGGCCGAGACGTTGGACATCTTCCATGCGCCAGACGGCGTGGCGGCTCCGGTGTTCGTCTTCTTCCACGGCGGGTACTGGCGGGCCAATACCTCCAAGGAGTTCAGCTGTCTCGCATGGGGGCCGCAGGCCCTGGGCTTTTGCACGGTGGTGGTGAACTATGCCTTGTGCCCGCAGGTCAGCGTTGATGAAATCGTGCGCCAGTGCCGGGCCAGCCTGGCATGGGTTTTCCGCCATATCGAAGCCTATGGCGGAGATCCGGGCCGGGTGGTGGTGGGCGGGCACTCTGCGGGCGGACAGTTGGGCGCCATGTGCCTGCAAACGCCCTGGGCCAGAGACTACGGACTGCCCAATGACCCGCTGCGCGGAGCGCTCCTGATCAGCGGTATCTACGACATTGCCCCGTTACGCTACAGCTATCTGCAGCCTCTGATTCAGCTCGATGAAGGGGTGATTACCCGCAACTCCCCCGCGTATGGCGCCCGCAGTTGCGCCACGCCGATGCACCTGGTGTGGGGTGGGCGCGAACAAAGCGAGTTCGAGCGCCAGTCCCTGCTGATGCATGCCGGATGGCAGGCTGCGGGCAATGTGTCGGAGCACGCAGCCCTGCCTGGCTGCGACCATTTCTCGGTGCTGCACGGGCTGGAGGATCCGCAATCGGATCTGTGCCAGCGGCTGGTGCGTCTGGCGGCTTAG
- a CDS encoding phospholipase A, translating into MNTTFFARTPLALACSALGACLGLPAAWAQNASAIASNTTDTAWRQCTQQQDSNARLACFDQWAQQQSKQVSVEPTPAPVSAAATAPSATEASPASTGLRAPATALAATEEIAPPIGGCRNDAYTEMSRFWELEAGTDCGKFSFRGYRPLSVSIAAGDHVNQQPTSGNPGNSAPTAEPYQKQEMRIQLSVRTKLAQNLLTDPNGKLRDSLWIGYTGLSYWQVFNSDMSRPFRTTDHEPEIFYVYPTTAQLPFGWRWRYSGVGLVHQSNGQSDPLSRSWNRTYLMTGFELDNRLQLQAKVWHRIKESAEDDNNPGIQNYIGRGELKLGWNVNQRNWMGLTARGSLNGHGKGSGRLEWMHTLGEGWMGGKSNLRLHAQLFHGYGDSLIDYNYKRTVFSLGFSLLDF; encoded by the coding sequence ATGAACACCACTTTCTTTGCGCGCACCCCGCTGGCGCTCGCCTGCTCTGCACTGGGCGCCTGCCTGGGCCTGCCCGCTGCCTGGGCACAGAATGCCTCCGCCATTGCAAGCAATACCACGGACACCGCCTGGCGCCAGTGCACCCAGCAGCAGGACAGCAACGCACGCCTGGCCTGTTTCGACCAGTGGGCGCAGCAGCAAAGCAAGCAAGTGTCGGTAGAGCCGACACCGGCTCCCGTATCCGCTGCAGCAACGGCCCCGTCGGCCACCGAGGCAAGCCCGGCCAGCACCGGCCTGCGCGCTCCCGCCACAGCGCTGGCGGCTACCGAAGAGATTGCGCCTCCCATTGGGGGTTGCCGTAACGATGCCTACACCGAGATGTCACGCTTCTGGGAACTGGAAGCCGGCACCGATTGCGGCAAATTCAGCTTCCGTGGCTACCGCCCGCTTTCCGTGTCGATTGCAGCAGGTGACCATGTCAACCAGCAACCGACCTCGGGCAACCCCGGCAACTCGGCCCCTACCGCCGAGCCTTACCAGAAGCAGGAAATGCGCATCCAGCTGTCGGTGCGTACCAAGCTCGCGCAGAATCTGCTGACCGACCCCAATGGCAAGCTGCGCGATTCGCTGTGGATCGGCTACACCGGTCTGTCGTACTGGCAGGTGTTCAACTCGGACATGTCGCGCCCCTTCCGCACCACTGATCATGAGCCCGAGATTTTCTATGTCTACCCCACTACGGCACAGCTGCCGTTTGGCTGGCGCTGGCGCTACAGCGGGGTGGGCCTGGTGCACCAGTCCAATGGCCAGAGCGATCCGCTCTCGCGCAGCTGGAACCGCACCTACTTGATGACCGGCTTCGAGCTGGACAACCGACTGCAGTTGCAGGCCAAGGTCTGGCATCGCATCAAGGAAAGCGCCGAGGACGACAACAACCCCGGCATCCAGAACTACATCGGTCGCGGCGAGTTGAAGCTGGGCTGGAACGTGAACCAGCGCAACTGGATGGGCCTCACCGCTCGCGGCTCGCTCAACGGCCACGGCAAGGGCTCGGGGCGCCTGGAGTGGATGCACACGCTGGGCGAAGGCTGGATGGGCGGCAAGAGCAATCTGCGCCTGCACGCCCAGCTGTTTCACGGCTATGGCGACAGCCTGATCGACTACAACTACAAGCGCACGGTGTTCTCGCTGGGCTTCAGCCTGCTGGATTTCTGA